From the Achromobacter xylosoxidans A8 genome, the window GTCTGCGGCGGCACGACGCTGGGCGTCGCGCCGATCTGAGGCCAGCCATGCGCACCCCGGCCGCCCTCTTCCCCTCCTTGCCTCGCCTAGCGGCGCAGCAGGGCGTGGTTGATCTGGTCGGCCGCGCGGCGCAGCGGCGGCAGGAAGGCCGCCAGCATTTCCTCGCGCGTGAAGCGATTGGCATGGCCGCTGACGTTCATCGCGGCGATCACGCGGCCGCTGCGGTCCATGATGGGCACGGCCACCGACTGCAGCCCCGGTTCCAGTTCCTGCGCGACGCAGGCGTAGCCGTCGGCGCGCACGCCGGCCAGCACGCGCTTGAGTTCGGCGATGTCCGTGATGGTGTGCGGCGTGTAGGACTGGATCTGGCTCAGCGCCAGCACCCGGTCCAGCTCCTGCTCCGTCAGCCCCGCCAGCAGCACGCGGCCCATCGACGTCACCCAGGCCGGCAGACGGCTGCCCACGGCCAGGTTGATGGTCATGACCTTGTGCGTGGACAGGCGCAGGATGTAGACGATGTCCGCGCCTTCCAGCACCGAAACGGAACACGACTCCCGCGTCTGCTCGGCCACTTCTTCCATGTACGGCAACGCCAAGTTCCACAGCGGCGTGCCGGACAGGTAGGCGTAGCCGAGTTCCAGGATGCGCGGGGTCAGCGCGAACTTGCGGTCGTCGACGGTGACGTAGCCCAGGTGCTCCAGCGTCAGCAGGATGCGGCGCGCGCCGGCGCGAGTCAGCCCGGTCACCGCGGCGACCTCGGACAGCGTCATCTGCGAACGGTCGGGGCCAAAGGCCCGGATCACGGACAAGCCGCGCGCGAAGGACTGCACGTAGCTGTCGCTGGGTTGCTGGGTATCTTGCTCGGCCATCCGTCTACCGCAAAAAGAGTAAATGGGGATGACGCCGCGCCGGCTCGCCTTGACGCCCGGTTCATCCCCATGAAACGATGTTCTTCAGAAGAACGAAAGTTCTAATTAAGAACAAATTATGACACGCCACCTATGAGCAAACATCATGATTTCTAAGCTTGTTGCAAGCGCGGCGGCCGCCCTGGCGGACGTACCCGACGGCGCCACCGTCATGATCGGCGGCTTCGGCACTGCCGGCCAGCCCATGGAACTGATCGACGCCCTGCTCGAGCAGGGCGCCAAGGACCTGGTCATCATCAACAACAACGCCGGCAACGGCACCACCGGCCTGGCCGCCCTGCTGGGCGCCAACCGCGTGCGCAAGATCATCTGTTCATTCCCGCGCCAGGTGGATTCGCAGATCTTCGACGGCCTGTACCGCAGCGGCAAGATCGAGCTGGAACTCGTGCCCCAGGGCAACCTGGC encodes:
- a CDS encoding IclR family transcriptional regulator; its protein translation is MAEQDTQQPSDSYVQSFARGLSVIRAFGPDRSQMTLSEVAAVTGLTRAGARRILLTLEHLGYVTVDDRKFALTPRILELGYAYLSGTPLWNLALPYMEEVAEQTRESCSVSVLEGADIVYILRLSTHKVMTINLAVGSRLPAWVTSMGRVLLAGLTEQELDRVLALSQIQSYTPHTITDIAELKRVLAGVRADGYACVAQELEPGLQSVAVPIMDRSGRVIAAMNVSGHANRFTREEMLAAFLPPLRRAADQINHALLRR